From one Streptomyces sp. NBC_01478 genomic stretch:
- a CDS encoding ketoacyl-ACP synthase III family protein, which yields MKTDIRIAGLGTYIPEIVDARKAVALGLYDADDYEWYGWTGAAVADDMPAPDMAIAAARQAMERSRLHPHDIDLHLHVCGHEQGPEGWSPQHYILRHITDRDVPSFRIWQACSGLIGSLELAACYLQAVPERTTALLTGADNVGTPNFNRWAFGIQNGVLGDAGCAVLLSKTEGFASLLSINTGSTAEVEEQYRGAEPLFPPSLTVGRSMNFKERLAASGGLEDTVAEVVRRQGELRTEIALRTLAEAGLEPADVTRVAHVFTGQESYLKVILDPMGLSPDQGLLDFGRNLGHLTVSDQVVGLTHLVETSQVGPGDHVLIVAHGGGVSITCAVVRIDQRPDWAS from the coding sequence ATGAAGACCGACATCCGCATAGCCGGGCTCGGCACCTACATCCCGGAGATCGTCGACGCGCGCAAGGCCGTAGCACTTGGTCTGTACGACGCCGACGACTACGAGTGGTACGGCTGGACCGGCGCCGCGGTCGCCGACGACATGCCCGCGCCCGACATGGCCATCGCCGCCGCGCGGCAGGCCATGGAACGCTCGCGGCTCCACCCGCACGACATCGACCTGCACCTCCACGTCTGCGGCCACGAGCAGGGACCTGAGGGCTGGTCGCCGCAGCACTACATCCTGCGCCACATCACCGATCGGGACGTGCCCTCCTTCCGTATCTGGCAGGCGTGCAGCGGGCTGATCGGTTCTCTGGAGTTGGCCGCCTGCTACCTCCAGGCCGTCCCCGAGCGCACCACCGCCCTGCTCACCGGCGCCGACAACGTGGGCACCCCGAACTTCAACCGGTGGGCCTTCGGTATCCAGAACGGTGTCCTGGGCGACGCCGGGTGCGCGGTCCTGTTGTCCAAGACCGAGGGGTTCGCGAGCCTGCTGTCCATCAACACGGGTTCCACGGCGGAGGTCGAGGAGCAGTACCGGGGAGCCGAGCCTCTCTTTCCGCCGTCCCTGACCGTGGGCCGCAGCATGAACTTCAAGGAACGCCTCGCCGCCAGCGGCGGGTTGGAGGACACCGTCGCCGAAGTCGTGCGGAGGCAGGGCGAGTTGCGTACGGAGATCGCCCTGCGCACCTTGGCCGAGGCCGGCCTCGAACCGGCGGACGTCACGCGCGTCGCCCACGTCTTCACCGGCCAGGAGAGCTATCTGAAGGTCATCCTCGACCCGATGGGTCTCTCGCCCGATCAGGGGCTGCTCGACTTCGGCCGCAATCTGGGCCACTTGACGGTCAGTGATCAGGTCGTCGGCCTGACTCATCTCGTCGAGACCAGCCAGGTCGGCCCCGGAGACCACGTTCTGATCGTCGCCCACGGCGGTGGGGTGTCCATCACCTGCGCCGTCGTACGCATCGACCAGCGGCCCGACTGGGCCAGCTAG